One window from the genome of Deinococcus sp. NW-56 encodes:
- the thpR gene encoding RNA 2',3'-cyclic phosphodiesterase, with protein MKIRKTPKPAAPPAQEVQAEAQAPRPDPKPRPAPSRTTDERPHAPQTLRLFFAFKVPGDVATPLAESQRHLRGNWRAVRADQLHITLAYLPAVPPERVADLKRLGTRITEHLPPIQVRLRGTGYFPNEGSPRVWFVKAEAEGLNELAAELRMGLKELGIATDDLPFKAHVTLARKKGPAPRVPPLLFDLGWQAGNMALIRSTLRKTGPIYDTVSTFRLRGVQDMQDRGTVPPSPPLPSPPPPGEREQEAHPTSHSSLPTYPPEETP; from the coding sequence ATGAAGATTCGTAAGACGCCCAAGCCTGCCGCGCCGCCTGCCCAGGAAGTTCAGGCCGAAGCCCAGGCTCCCCGACCGGACCCCAAGCCCCGTCCCGCCCCCTCGCGCACCACCGACGAGCGGCCACACGCCCCCCAGACCCTCCGCCTCTTCTTCGCCTTCAAGGTGCCCGGCGACGTGGCGACCCCGCTGGCCGAGTCGCAGCGGCACCTGCGCGGCAACTGGCGGGCGGTGCGGGCGGACCAACTGCACATCACCCTCGCGTATCTGCCCGCCGTTCCGCCCGAGCGGGTGGCCGACCTCAAGCGGCTGGGCACGCGGATCACCGAGCACCTTCCGCCCATACAGGTTCGGCTGCGCGGCACCGGCTACTTTCCCAACGAGGGCAGCCCGCGCGTCTGGTTCGTGAAGGCGGAGGCCGAGGGGCTCAACGAGCTAGCGGCCGAGTTGCGGATGGGCCTGAAAGAACTGGGCATCGCCACCGACGACCTCCCCTTCAAGGCGCACGTCACGCTGGCCCGCAAGAAGGGTCCGGCGCCGCGCGTGCCCCCGCTCCTCTTCGATCTGGGCTGGCAGGCAGGGAACATGGCGCTGATTCGCAGCACCCTCCGTAAGACCGGCCCGATCTACGACACCGTGAGCACCTTCCGGCTGAGGGGAGTGCAGGACATGCAGGATAGAGGGACGGTTCCGCCGTCGCCCCCCCTCCCCAGCCCTCCCCCTCCAGGGGAGAGGGAGCAAGAAGCCCACCCCACTTCCCACTCATCACTGCCCACTTACCCCCCCGAGGAGACCCCATGA
- a CDS encoding PIN domain-containing protein → MARFRALPPSALAVSTVTVMEIEYGFERKPAAREKLGEVWTALLGDLHVLPYDSRDAAHTARVRAHLAQLGQPIGPYDLQLAGMALARRLILVTHNTVEFGRVAALPVEDWWLS, encoded by the coding sequence GTGGCCCGGTTCCGGGCTCTGCCCCCCTCCGCGCTCGCGGTCAGCACAGTCACGGTGATGGAAATCGAGTACGGCTTCGAGCGCAAGCCCGCCGCTCGGGAGAAATTGGGTGAGGTCTGGACCGCGCTTCTCGGTGACCTTCATGTGCTGCCTTACGACTCGCGGGACGCGGCCCATACGGCGCGTGTGCGTGCCCACCTTGCCCAACTGGGCCAGCCCATAGGCCCCTACGACCTCCAGCTCGCAGGAATGGCACTCGCCCGCCGCCTGATCCTCGTCACCCACAATACGGTCGAATTTGGGCGCGTCGCAGCGTTGCCGGTCGAGGACTGGTGGCTGTCCTGA
- a CDS encoding glycoside hydrolase family 2 protein, which translates to MPYSTHPTPLLEREHWRDLGGPWRFAFDDAAQWSHPEEVIFDREIVVPYPPESPRSGIHDQDFHRVVWYGRTVTLDAHERQGRLLLHFGAVDYRARVWVNGELVAAHEGGHTPFTAEVTRQAAFSPTLEVVVRAEDDPHDLTQPRGKQDWQREPHSIWYPRTTGIWQPVWLEPVPETYLERLTWTSDMQRWQIGVRAVLQGELGPDLTLRVRLWRGSELLIDDRYAVTHLHMARQLSLADPGIDDFRNELLWSPGHPQLLGACVELWRGEVLLDRVHSYAALRSVGVSGDRFLLNGRPYYLRMVLDQGYWPEGLLAATDDELRRDVELARELGFNGARKHQKIENPRWLYWCDVLGLLVWEEMPSPYRFTPEAVGRLTREWLEVLARDMSHPCIVAWVPFNESWGVPDLPNNPAHRDYVRALYHLTKTLDPSRPVIGNDGWEHTATDLLTIHDYADDPEVLRDRYGTRESTRHALEHQQPADRVITLGDLPEAGLPVILSEFGGIAYIPGHQSGWGYSQSQSEAAFLGDYSQLLSVVHSCAGLAGFCYTQLADTFQEKNGLLYEDRTPKADSRALSRSTQGPRTARDIAVSPLSNPFSHSGRWRPHQDCPPPFRTPEEAEAEV; encoded by the coding sequence GTGCCCTATTCCACCCACCCCACCCCGCTGCTGGAGCGCGAGCACTGGCGGGACCTCGGCGGTCCCTGGCGCTTTGCCTTCGACGACGCCGCGCAGTGGTCGCACCCCGAGGAAGTCATCTTCGACCGCGAGATCGTGGTGCCCTATCCGCCCGAGAGCCCACGCAGCGGGATTCACGATCAGGACTTTCACCGGGTGGTGTGGTACGGCCGCACGGTGACCCTGGACGCCCACGAACGGCAGGGGCGGCTGCTGCTGCACTTCGGGGCGGTGGACTACCGCGCCCGCGTGTGGGTCAACGGCGAACTGGTGGCCGCGCACGAGGGGGGGCACACGCCCTTCACGGCGGAGGTGACCCGGCAGGCGGCCTTCAGCCCCACCCTGGAGGTGGTGGTCCGGGCCGAGGACGATCCCCACGACCTGACCCAGCCGCGCGGCAAGCAGGACTGGCAGCGCGAGCCGCACTCGATCTGGTACCCCCGCACGACCGGCATCTGGCAGCCCGTGTGGCTGGAGCCGGTGCCCGAGACCTATCTGGAGCGCCTGACCTGGACGAGCGACATGCAGCGCTGGCAGATCGGGGTGCGGGCCGTGCTTCAGGGCGAGCTGGGGCCGGACCTGACCCTGCGGGTGCGGCTGTGGCGCGGTAGCGAACTGCTGATCGACGACCGCTACGCCGTGACGCACCTGCACATGGCCCGGCAGCTCTCACTGGCCGACCCCGGCATCGACGACTTCCGCAACGAGCTGCTGTGGAGTCCGGGGCACCCGCAACTGCTGGGCGCCTGCGTGGAGCTGTGGCGCGGCGAGGTGCTGCTCGACCGGGTCCACAGCTACGCGGCGCTGCGCTCGGTGGGGGTGTCGGGCGACCGCTTCCTGCTTAACGGGCGGCCCTACTACCTGCGGATGGTGCTGGATCAGGGCTACTGGCCGGAGGGTCTGCTCGCCGCCACCGACGACGAACTGCGCCGCGACGTGGAACTCGCGCGGGAACTGGGCTTCAACGGCGCCCGCAAGCACCAGAAGATCGAGAACCCGCGCTGGCTGTACTGGTGCGACGTGCTGGGATTACTCGTCTGGGAGGAGATGCCCAGCCCCTACCGCTTCACGCCCGAGGCCGTGGGGCGTCTGACCCGCGAGTGGCTGGAGGTGCTGGCACGCGACATGTCGCACCCCTGCATCGTGGCGTGGGTGCCCTTCAACGAGTCGTGGGGGGTGCCGGACCTGCCCAACAACCCGGCGCACCGCGACTACGTTCGGGCGCTCTACCACCTCACCAAGACGCTGGACCCCTCGCGTCCGGTGATCGGCAACGACGGCTGGGAACACACCGCCACCGACCTGCTCACCATCCACGACTACGCCGACGACCCCGAGGTGCTGCGCGACCGCTACGGCACCCGCGAGAGCACCCGGCACGCGCTCGAACACCAGCAGCCCGCCGACCGGGTGATCACGCTGGGCGACCTGCCCGAGGCCGGGCTGCCGGTGATCCTCTCGGAGTTCGGGGGCATCGCCTATATCCCGGGGCACCAGAGCGGCTGGGGCTACAGCCAGTCGCAGAGCGAGGCGGCCTTTCTGGGCGACTACTCCCAACTCCTGAGCGTGGTCCACAGTTGCGCGGGCCTGGCCGGGTTCTGCTACACCCAGCTTGCCGACACCTTTCAGGAGAAAAACGGCCTGCTGTACGAGGACCGCACCCCCAAGGCCGACTCCCGCGCCCTGTCGCGCAGCACCCAGGGACCCCGCACGGCGCGGGACATCGCGGTCTCGCCGCTCTCGAACCCCTTCAGCCACTCCGGCCGCTGGCGCCCCCACCAGGACTGCCCCCCGCCCTTCCGCACCCCCGAGGAAGCCGAGGCCGAGGTCTAG
- the recA gene encoding recombinase RecA, whose amino-acid sequence MSKDTPKDFGTPGDSKERSKAIETAMTQIEKAFGKGSIMRLGAESKLDVQAVSTGSLSLDLALGVGGIPRGRITEIYGPESGGKTTLALSIIAQAQKAGGTCAFIDAEHALDPVYARSLGVSTDELLVSQPDNGEQALEIMELLVRSGAIDVVVVDSVAALTPRAEIEGEMGDSLPGLQARLMSQALRKLTAILSKTGTAAIFINQVREKIGVMYGNPETTTGGRALKFYSSVRLDVRKIGQPVKLGNDAVGNTVKVKTVKNKVAPPFKEVELTLMYGKGFDQLSDLVTLASDMDIIKKAGSFYSYGEDRIGQGKEKAIQYIAERPEMEAEIRERVLAAIKEGRTGDVGAVASVPAVAE is encoded by the coding sequence ATGAGCAAGGACACCCCCAAGGACTTCGGCACCCCCGGCGACAGCAAGGAACGCTCCAAGGCCATCGAGACGGCCATGACCCAGATCGAGAAGGCCTTCGGCAAGGGCTCGATCATGCGGCTGGGCGCCGAGAGCAAGCTCGACGTGCAGGCGGTCAGCACCGGCAGCCTCAGCCTCGACCTCGCGCTGGGCGTGGGCGGCATTCCGCGCGGGCGCATCACCGAGATCTACGGCCCCGAGTCGGGCGGCAAGACCACCCTGGCCCTCTCGATCATCGCGCAGGCCCAGAAGGCGGGCGGCACCTGCGCCTTTATCGACGCCGAGCACGCCCTCGACCCTGTGTACGCCCGCAGCCTCGGCGTGAGCACCGACGAGCTGCTCGTCTCGCAGCCCGACAACGGCGAGCAGGCGCTGGAGATCATGGAGTTGCTGGTGCGTTCGGGCGCGATCGACGTGGTCGTCGTGGACTCGGTCGCCGCGCTGACCCCCCGCGCCGAGATCGAGGGCGAGATGGGCGACTCGCTGCCCGGCCTCCAGGCCCGCCTGATGAGCCAGGCGCTGCGCAAGCTCACCGCGATTCTGTCCAAGACGGGCACCGCCGCCATCTTCATCAACCAGGTGCGCGAGAAGATCGGCGTGATGTACGGCAACCCCGAAACCACCACCGGCGGCCGGGCGCTGAAGTTCTACTCCAGCGTGCGCCTCGACGTGCGCAAGATCGGCCAGCCGGTCAAGCTGGGCAACGACGCCGTGGGCAACACGGTGAAGGTCAAGACCGTGAAGAACAAGGTCGCGCCCCCCTTCAAGGAGGTCGAGCTGACCCTGATGTACGGCAAGGGCTTCGACCAGCTCAGCGACCTCGTGACGCTGGCGTCCGACATGGACATCATCAAGAAGGCCGGGTCCTTTTACTCCTACGGGGAAGACCGCATCGGCCAGGGCAAGGAAAAGGCCATCCAGTACATCGCCGAGCGCCCTGAAATGGAAGCCGAGATCCGCGAGCGCGTCCTCGCCGCGATCAAGGAAGGCCGCACCGGGGACGTGGGCGCGGTGGCGAGCGTGCCCGCCGTCGCCGAATAA
- a CDS encoding NCS2 family permease, whose product MTTTSASTGGFLDRYFGLRAAGSTVSTEVRAGLTTFLTMSYVLFVNPQILSTAIDVPNAFVQLLMTTALAAAFGSLAMGLVARYPFAQAPGMGLNAFFAFTVVGGLGVPWQTALGAVFISGVLFVLLSVLGARQAIVRAIPNVLKFSITAGIGAFLAFIGLRNAGIVVANEATLVGLGRLTAAPSVVALTGLVITAALLARRVKGAILWGILAATVLAIALQLPVYVGANGQSVPFSGFTGRFLGIFDTPVWPASLIGQMDIAGALGLGLLSVVFTFFFVDFFDATGTLTGLAQKAGYLNEQGDMPRARRVFAMDGLAAMFGAFMGTSTTTAYVESASGIEDGGRTGLTAVVVGVLFLLAMFLWPLASAIPAAATAPALILVGALMLEGLRHVNWDDVTESIPAFLTIIAMPLTFSIANGVSWGVISFCGIKLLSGRGREVSPILYAVAALLLARYIWLSE is encoded by the coding sequence GTGACCACGACTTCAGCTTCGACGGGCGGGTTTCTTGACCGCTACTTCGGCCTTCGGGCGGCGGGCAGCACGGTGAGCACCGAGGTGCGGGCAGGCCTGACCACCTTCCTCACCATGAGCTACGTGCTGTTCGTGAATCCGCAGATTCTCAGCACGGCGATTGACGTGCCCAACGCCTTCGTGCAGCTGCTGATGACCACGGCGCTCGCCGCCGCGTTCGGCTCGCTGGCGATGGGCCTGGTGGCGCGGTACCCCTTCGCGCAGGCCCCCGGCATGGGCCTGAACGCCTTTTTCGCCTTCACGGTGGTCGGCGGGCTGGGGGTGCCGTGGCAGACCGCGCTGGGGGCGGTGTTTATCTCGGGCGTCCTGTTCGTGCTGCTCAGCGTGCTGGGCGCCCGGCAGGCCATCGTGCGGGCGATTCCCAACGTCCTGAAATTCTCCATCACGGCCGGGATCGGGGCCTTTCTGGCCTTTATCGGGCTGCGGAACGCGGGAATCGTGGTGGCGAACGAAGCCACCCTCGTCGGCCTGGGCCGCCTGACCGCCGCGCCGTCGGTGGTCGCACTCACCGGGTTGGTCATTACGGCGGCGCTGCTGGCCCGGCGGGTCAAGGGCGCGATCCTGTGGGGCATCCTGGCGGCCACGGTGCTCGCCATCGCGCTCCAGCTTCCCGTGTACGTGGGCGCCAACGGGCAGTCGGTGCCCTTCAGCGGCTTTACCGGGCGCTTCCTGGGCATCTTCGACACTCCGGTGTGGCCCGCCTCGTTGATCGGACAGATGGACATCGCCGGGGCGCTGGGGCTGGGGCTGCTGAGCGTGGTGTTCACCTTCTTCTTCGTGGATTTCTTCGACGCGACGGGCACCCTGACGGGGCTGGCGCAGAAGGCCGGGTATCTGAACGAGCAGGGCGACATGCCCCGCGCCCGCCGGGTGTTTGCGATGGACGGCCTGGCGGCGATGTTCGGGGCCTTTATGGGCACCTCGACCACGACCGCCTACGTGGAGTCGGCTTCCGGCATCGAGGACGGGGGCCGCACCGGGCTGACCGCCGTGGTGGTCGGGGTTCTCTTCCTGCTCGCCATGTTCCTGTGGCCGCTGGCGAGCGCGATTCCCGCCGCCGCAACTGCGCCCGCACTGATCCTGGTCGGCGCCCTGATGCTCGAAGGCCTGCGCCACGTGAACTGGGACGACGTGACCGAGAGCATCCCCGCTTTCCTGACCATCATCGCCATGCCGCTGACCTTTTCCATCGCCAACGGGGTGAGCTGGGGGGTCATCAGCTTCTGTGGCATCAAGTTGTTGTCGGGCCGGGGCCGCGAGGTGAGTCCCATTCTGTACGCGGTGGCGGCGCTGCTGCTGGCGCGGTACATCTGGCTGTCGGAATAG
- a CDS encoding AbrB/MazE/SpoVT family DNA-binding domain-containing protein, which yields MKIITATVGDEGEVTLPPEVLERLGVREGQEVEDDEGVHLRPPGKSSTETEAESSG from the coding sequence ATGAAGATCATCACGGCAACGGTCGGTGACGAAGGAGAAGTCACGCTGCCCCCCGAAGTGCTGGAGCGCCTGGGAGTGCGCGAAGGTCAGGAGGTCGAGGATGATGAGGGCGTCCATCTGCGACCGCCAGGCAAGAGCAGCACGGAGACGGAAGCAGAAAGCTCCGGCTGA
- a CDS encoding CinA family nicotinamide mononucleotide deamidase-related protein, which yields MLLAEIISVGTELLLGEIVDSNAAFLARELAGRGVTLHRKTVLGDNLGRVSEGLRLALSRADLVIVGGGLGPTDDDLTREAIAAVLGETPQEDPDLIAWLEGLYSSRGRVMPAVNRKQAWLIPSAEALPNPVGTAPGWFVRTQVEGRERFIVALPGPPREMHRMWREQVLPRLPLPDSALHAVTLHTQGIGESNVAELLGELTRAANPSVATYARKTGVDVRVAASAPTLEGAQALAAPVLATVRERLARWVWGEDGDTLAGAVTGALAGRTLGVVEAGSGGALSSLLADEPGFLDAAVTVDHARLLTLGLTPVTLRDHGVVSEPAALELATGAREHLGADVGLAVVTAASGEGAGRTFVALSDGERAEVRALDWPGDAAQIRERAAVAALALALRVLRPAAVSA from the coding sequence ATGCTGCTAGCAGAAATTATCAGCGTGGGAACGGAGCTGCTGCTCGGCGAAATCGTCGACAGCAACGCCGCGTTTCTCGCCCGCGAACTCGCCGGGCGGGGCGTCACGCTGCACCGCAAGACGGTGCTGGGCGACAACCTGGGCCGGGTGTCTGAGGGACTGCGGCTGGCCCTCTCCCGCGCCGACCTCGTGATCGTGGGCGGCGGCCTCGGCCCCACCGACGACGACCTCACGCGGGAGGCGATTGCCGCCGTGCTGGGCGAAACGCCGCAGGAGGACCCCGACCTGATCGCGTGGCTGGAGGGCCTGTATTCCAGCCGGGGCCGGGTGATGCCCGCCGTGAACCGTAAGCAGGCGTGGCTGATCCCTTCGGCCGAGGCGCTGCCCAACCCGGTCGGCACCGCGCCGGGGTGGTTCGTGCGGACGCAGGTGGAGGGCCGGGAACGCTTCATCGTCGCCTTGCCCGGCCCCCCGCGCGAGATGCACCGGATGTGGCGCGAGCAGGTGCTGCCCCGGCTGCCGCTGCCCGACTCGGCGCTACACGCGGTCACCCTGCACACCCAGGGCATCGGCGAGAGCAACGTGGCCGAGCTGCTGGGCGAACTGACCCGGGCCGCCAATCCCAGCGTCGCCACCTATGCCCGCAAGACCGGGGTGGACGTGCGGGTGGCGGCAAGTGCCCCCACGCTGGAAGGAGCGCAGGCCCTCGCCGCCCCGGTGCTGGCGACTGTGCGCGAACGCCTCGCCCGCTGGGTCTGGGGCGAGGACGGCGACACGCTGGCCGGAGCGGTGACCGGCGCACTCGCCGGGCGCACCCTGGGCGTGGTGGAGGCGGGAAGCGGCGGGGCACTCTCCTCCCTGCTGGCCGACGAACCCGGCTTTCTGGACGCCGCCGTCACGGTGGACCATGCCCGCCTGCTCACGCTGGGCCTGACCCCGGTCACCCTGCGCGACCACGGGGTCGTGAGCGAACCCGCCGCGCTGGAACTCGCCACCGGAGCGCGGGAGCATCTAGGAGCAGACGTGGGCCTCGCCGTCGTGACCGCCGCGAGCGGCGAGGGTGCGGGCCGCACCTTCGTCGCCCTCAGCGACGGGGAGCGGGCGGAGGTCCGGGCGCTGGACTGGCCGGGCGACGCCGCGCAGATTCGGGAGCGGGCGGCCGTCGCTGCCCTCGCGTTGGCCCTGCGCGTGCTGCGCCCGGCGGCGGTGAGTGCATGA
- a CDS encoding type II toxin-antitoxin system Phd/YefM family antitoxin — translation MQTINLYDARNQFSKLVDAVEGGEVVVIARNGKPAVKLVPLSYGERTEWSPEVQQFLGGGDYDPDAFEIDRSDVLPAPERDLF, via the coding sequence ATGCAGACCATCAACCTGTACGACGCCAGGAACCAGTTCAGCAAGCTCGTGGATGCGGTGGAGGGCGGGGAAGTCGTGGTCATCGCGCGAAATGGCAAACCTGCCGTCAAGCTCGTGCCCCTTTCCTACGGCGAGCGCACCGAGTGGAGTCCCGAAGTCCAGCAGTTTCTGGGCGGTGGCGACTACGACCCGGACGCCTTCGAAATCGACCGAAGTGATGTTTTGCCCGCACCGGAGCGCGACCTTTTCTGA